Proteins from one bacterium genomic window:
- a CDS encoding GntP family permease, with amino-acid sequence MVDGIWLFIIFLVAILFIIIMTAVVRMNAFYVLLITALGVGIAAGLPAEKILEAIKEGFGNTMASIGIVIICGTTIGVILERTGAAFSMANFILKIVGTRLIPLVMSISGYIVGIPIFCDSGFVVLSTLNKALAERAKVSMSVMAVALGSALYSVHCLIPPHPGATAAAGIVGEDLGRVMLLGLPVTLFPAAVGYIWAVTVGRKYFVPAESEVRYEQLQEQYKKLPSPLHSFIPIILPVILIATKSIILMPGISIGSGFFKNFVIFAGEPQLALLIGVFFSLTLVKSWNKNVLDKWLFDGVEKAGSILAITAAGGVFGNILKVTHIGDYIGGVLTNLHLGIFLPFLIASALKTAQGSSTVAIITTAAIVAPMLHSLGLAAGWGPVLALLAMGSGSMVASHANDSYFWVVSRFSNLDVPIALKVYTTATIVMGITSMIVIFIISLILL; translated from the coding sequence ATGGTTGATGGTATCTGGTTGTTCATAATTTTCCTCGTGGCAATTTTGTTTATAATAATAATGACGGCAGTAGTGAGGATGAATGCATTTTATGTTTTGCTCATTACTGCCCTTGGAGTGGGTATTGCTGCTGGTTTACCGGCCGAAAAAATCCTAGAAGCCATCAAAGAAGGGTTTGGAAACACTATGGCATCTATCGGAATCGTGATAATATGCGGCACAACAATCGGCGTAATTCTTGAGAGAACGGGAGCTGCTTTTAGTATGGCTAATTTTATTTTAAAGATTGTAGGGACCCGGTTAATACCTTTAGTGATGAGCATAAGCGGTTACATTGTGGGAATACCTATATTTTGTGACTCAGGATTTGTGGTTTTGAGCACTCTGAATAAGGCTCTGGCAGAAAGAGCGAAAGTCAGCATGAGTGTGATGGCGGTGGCACTTGGTTCAGCTTTATATTCAGTTCATTGTTTAATACCCCCTCATCCTGGTGCAACAGCCGCGGCTGGAATAGTAGGTGAGGACCTTGGTCGTGTAATGCTCTTGGGCTTGCCTGTTACGCTGTTTCCTGCCGCTGTTGGATACATTTGGGCGGTAACAGTGGGAAGAAAATATTTTGTACCTGCTGAATCCGAAGTTAGGTATGAACAACTTCAAGAGCAATATAAGAAATTACCAAGCCCTCTGCATTCATTTATACCAATAATATTACCAGTGATCCTCATTGCGACAAAATCAATTATATTAATGCCAGGTATCTCGATCGGAAGTGGCTTTTTTAAAAATTTTGTGATATTTGCGGGCGAACCGCAGCTCGCTTTGTTAATTGGGGTCTTTTTTTCACTTACACTGGTCAAGTCGTGGAATAAAAATGTATTAGATAAATGGTTGTTTGATGGTGTTGAAAAAGCAGGTTCTATCTTGGCTATTACGGCTGCGGGTGGCGTATTTGGGAATATTTTGAAAGTTACCCATATCGGTGATTACATCGGCGGGGTGCTTACAAATCTGCACTTGGGAATTTTCCTTCCGTTTCTCATAGCTTCGGCTCTGAAAACAGCGCAGGGTTCTTCTACAGTTGCTATTATTACCACTGCAGCAATTGTTGCTCCTATGTTGCATAGTTTAGGTTTGGCGGCTGGGTGGGGTCCAGTGCTAGCTCTGTTGGCAATGGGTTCTGGCTCAATGGTTGCGTCCCATGCGAATGACAGTTATTTCTGGGTTGTTTCGAGATTCTCCAATCTCGATGTTCCAATTGCTCTGAAGGTATATACTACAGCGACGATAGTTATGGGGATCACATCAATGATTGTAATATTTATAATATCACTTATATTGCTATGA
- a CDS encoding glycerate kinase translates to MKSIVDLRRDIKELFRYGLLAVDPYHIIKNTVRISDDSIFIKNGTSDSQSFDLRQFKRIYVFGMGKATAFMAKALEELLGDKITDGLIVVKYGYTAKLNKIRIVEAGHPVPDENGFKAAKEILNFLKSATEDDLVFFLISGGGSALLPYPADGITLDEKIFTTKILLACGANIRDMNAVRKHISEIKGGQLSRLAYPATVVSLILSDVIGDRLDTIASGPTVPDETTFADAFNVLEKYNIKDKVPKSVVARIEMGLQGKIPETPKPGEDVFRKTYNFIVGNNYIALQAIKEKAKDLGYNAIILSSMVEGEAREVAKVLCAVAKEAMKSGNPISPPACIICGGETTVTVSGNGLGGRNQELCLSAAILLEGENNIVLMSAGTDGTDGPTDAAGAIVDGTTVVRARKLGLNPQEYLKNNDSYNFFKKVGDLYITGPTNTNVMDVQIVLVAQTK, encoded by the coding sequence ATGAAGTCAATAGTAGATTTACGTAGGGATATTAAAGAGCTGTTTCGATACGGATTACTCGCCGTCGATCCGTATCACATAATTAAAAATACAGTGAGGATATCAGACGATTCTATTTTTATAAAAAATGGGACCAGCGATTCACAGTCATTTGATCTTCGGCAATTTAAAAGAATTTATGTTTTTGGCATGGGGAAAGCGACTGCCTTTATGGCAAAAGCACTTGAAGAATTACTGGGGGACAAGATAACAGATGGCCTGATAGTTGTAAAATACGGGTATACAGCAAAACTAAATAAAATAAGGATTGTTGAGGCCGGACATCCTGTTCCCGATGAAAATGGATTTAAAGCTGCTAAGGAAATACTAAATTTCCTTAAAAGTGCAACAGAAGATGATCTTGTTTTCTTTCTAATATCAGGAGGAGGGTCAGCTTTACTGCCTTATCCCGCAGATGGTATTACTCTGGATGAAAAGATTTTCACAACTAAGATTCTTTTAGCCTGTGGGGCTAATATTCGGGATATGAATGCAGTGCGAAAACATATTTCGGAAATTAAAGGCGGACAGTTATCCAGGCTCGCTTATCCTGCGACAGTAGTAAGCCTCATACTTTCAGACGTGATTGGTGACCGTCTTGATACAATTGCTTCAGGGCCTACAGTTCCGGATGAGACTACTTTCGCTGATGCTTTTAATGTACTGGAGAAATATAATATTAAGGATAAAGTTCCGAAATCGGTGGTTGCAAGGATCGAAATGGGCCTTCAAGGGAAAATTCCGGAGACTCCAAAACCAGGAGAGGATGTATTCCGTAAGACTTATAATTTTATTGTTGGGAATAATTACATTGCTCTGCAAGCGATAAAAGAAAAAGCAAAGGATCTAGGATATAATGCAATTATTCTCTCTTCGATGGTCGAGGGGGAAGCTAGAGAAGTTGCAAAAGTGTTGTGTGCGGTTGCAAAAGAGGCAATGAAATCAGGTAACCCGATATCTCCTCCTGCTTGCATAATATGCGGAGGCGAAACTACAGTTACGGTCAGTGGGAATGGTCTCGGTGGAAGGAATCAGGAGTTGTGTCTTTCAGCAGCTATTTTACTCGAAGGCGAAAACAACATTGTACTTATGAGCGCAGGTACCGATGGGACAGATGGCCCCACGGATGCTGCTGGTGCTATTGTAGACGGCACTACCGTGGTTCGAGCACGGAAGTTAGGATTAAATCCACAAGAATATTTAAAAAATAATGACTCGTATAATTTCTTCAAAAAAGTTGGAGACTTATATATTACTGGTCCAACCAACACGAATGTAATGGATGTTCAGATTGTTCTAGTAGCTCAGACAAAATAG